A stretch of DNA from Hippoglossus stenolepis isolate QCI-W04-F060 chromosome 16, HSTE1.2, whole genome shotgun sequence:
GACCCCATCTAAAAACTGAATAATACGGCCAACTTTGTTTTcccaatttattattttattgtcatagttgtttgtttttagaacATTTGAACACGCTCAAGCACACTGCCTGAACGCCACGAGAAACCAAGAACTGGGTAAAAGCAAAGGGAAACATGTACACCCAAGATAAACATTTGGTTTCAACTGGGTAGGTTCTCTCAATCAATGGATTTTGCAGTTTATTTCTGAAAATCATTGTTATACTCCAAGCAAAAATCCTGGTCCACATCTGTTTACAGATATAACTTCTGCCATCTGTCATttatgaaagaagaaaaaaaaaatttgaagaaaaatatGTAATGATGTGTAGACCAGAGTGGGGgtgggagaggtggagggaggtgcTAACCCAGAAATGGCATAGCTGAGCTCTCAATATGAGAAAGCCGACTCGTGTGGACTTCATCTTggtttgctttaaaaaaaacaggttttctttgtcaagttttttttgttttctgaagcTGATCTTCGGCACGCAGAAAGGGGGGCGTGACAGGGAGGTGTCCTCGCCGCTGACAACAGTGTGGGCGGGTTTTTACCAAGCTCTGCCCATTCCCTTCTCATCAGGACTCTCGGATATCTCCGTCCTCTTCAGTCCCGCTCAGCGACCAGCTTCAGCACCTTACCGATGGCGATGGTCTTACCTGAGAAGCAAACACATATCACATTTCTGTTCactaatacatttaaatcaagAACTAATTTTGAATCCCCTTTAACTAAAGTGAAAATACCTCCAACTCACTAATCAGCTCTGACAGTTTTTAAGTGAACTGTTCACAAAATGTAGGATGAATCTGACACTGAGTGAACATCTGTAGGCCTCTGTACTGACTAAACACTGACGCTTCTGGTTCCCAaccatttcaaatgtttcactGGGAGATTCTTGGATTGATCATCTCATCATTTCTCTAAAGGTGATGCTGAACTACAACAACAGAGGTTTTTCCATTCCGAGACACAGAACATTAATTTATTTGAACACTGCTGCCACTGACATCTGCCATGTCTGTGACAGGATGTAAATAAGAAACTGCATCCTGAACGTTTTGTATGTTGCAAATAAATAGTGAGGAGACAAAGGGGGTCAGTGAATACAGTGGTTAACATCTCAACATGTCTGGGCTGGATCTTATCTACAACATGCTATCAGAAGTTACACATTGCTCATAATTAACTGCTCTATTTCAATTGTTTCAACATTCAACAAGTGAGACGCACCGTTGTGTACTTCAATATTGATTGTGTTAAAGTCCCATTATCAGCTAAAGTGTAAATACATTTCCACTGAAGAACCAAGGATTGTTTTTACCAGGCTAACGCAAAAACAATCAAACCTCCTTCTGAAAGGACTCAGTACGAAATGTTGATGTATCATGGTTTGTATCAGAGGGCTGAGTGATTGGAGATTTTCACCTTGTCTGCTGAATATGCAGAAAGAATACTGCTGCTAACTAGGCGgggtaaaatatatattttgtttatttatcctATTCTATAGAACACTACACCATAGAAACACCGAGGACTCATACAAAGCTCCTCAAAAGATGAGTTTGTGTGCAAGAGTAATAATAGTAGTGTGTGTATCAGTTCTTGGACATTTTCAGATATTGAAACAATACTGATCACCAGGATAACTATGCTCACTATGATCGTGATGCGTTCCTTCTCTAACTGTCAGTAGCAGATGCTTCTAACTAAGCCGTCTAACGGATTCATCTGTTGGCTGATATGCAGACAGCTGTTCACTGGAGTTTTGCTCCAGAAGGGACTGAAATAAATAGAATCCGCTTCCACATGTTGTAGACAGAGATAACCCCAGATCAGTGTGAAGTAGGGTTGGCCATCATTTAGGTTTTTCTGATAGCGCTGCAGACACGTACAGATATGTTTATGTTGCCCGTAATCAAAAATACAGGCAAAATagtgaatatttatatattaagcTCTGGACAAAATAAATGACACCAGTTACACTGGATATTTTCTTCACTGGTTGCAATTTGAACACTAatcaacacacattcaaatgtaCCTccctattttttattttctctgttgattttatctcatttaaaaagtatattttactGTGCATGTATTTTTAGTATATTTACACAATGTAAGGCTTTTTTAACTTTCCAGTATGTGGGATAGATCAtagttatttgttttatgtaaGTTTATTTTACCATTTTGAAGAAATTAACATTTAGCACAGAGGTTAGGTGAACCTTTAGAGACTGGTATAAATCACATTAATGATAATGAGCCCAATGGTGTAAAGATGGTGCTGTTTATTATTGGTTATTAGCGTTTCATTCCTTTCTGGAGGAAACTGAATTGTATACTTTGTAAAACTTGCAGTTAAAccatagcagcagcagcagaagagaaaaggTGGCCTGTTAACACCTGATGCCACACCATATTTCAAACCAGCCAGATAAAGTCAAAATTGAATCCCACTCACAAaatcacccccaccccccctgtgTGCACAAGTGTAAAGTACCTTCGTCCCGTAAGGTAAACCGTCCCATCTGAGGAAAGTCTTTAAAGGTCTCGAGGCAAATGGTTCCTGCTGTGCGCAGACGGGCAATGCAGACTTGGTCCTGTTTGACGAATCGTGGTCGTGTTTTACTCTTCTCTCCTGACTTCTTGTCCACCATACAGATTAAGGCCTGCAGGGGGGTAAAGAGTTCCAGGATGCCATCACATAATGGACACGAGTAGGATTAAATAACACATTGAATTAGTGGTAACCACAGCTACATGTGTTATGAAATGACAGCCTTCTCAATCTACTGCATATTAtgtatgaaacagaaacaaacaatgaaGCTAAACTTTTGTTCAAGCACTGTTCCTCAAGAAAATCACCATCTTTAATAGTAATGTTGGGCTGCATCCACACtagcaggttttcatttttaaattaaaaccatcTCCAAGGGTTTTAACTCCGTATCAGGAAATCTTAATCTATACAAACACCAGTCACATGACAGCAAAGTATTCGTTTCTGCTCCTCCAGACTAAAACCACAATTCATGAGTTTTCAACTGAAAAAGGGACAAGCAACATTTCCAAAAGCCTCTGGTTTAGAGGCTCAGAGtctctggagtagtgtggaggCCAGGTGTAAATGTAGCAGAAATTAGGCTTTAAAACACTAAAACCTATCAGTGGTGGATGCAGCCAGACACTTAGATCTTACCGTGATTTGCACTTCTTCAatgcaggtgtgaatgtgaaggaCTGCGTTGTAACCTGGACAGATGATGGATTTGTGTTCAATGATGAcgatctgaagagaaaagaaagtgtgaTGAGAAGAAATCCAAAAACAACATGTTGCTTTAATGAGCACGTCACTATACCAGCCAGCTCACTGTGTGCCCTGAGGGCCACTGAGGTTCACTGCAGGTATTAACACAGAGGCATTGTGGGCAGGATGAAGAGGGTGTGCTCAAACATACAACATGAACttctcagtgaagagacaagTTGTTTCCCAGTTGaattgttgaaataaattgctCATATTCATAGATTCCTGGTAGATGTAATTATTGGAGGAGTGAACAACATGCTGACTAGCTTGACATGGATTTAGCTGTTTTTATTCGGTTTTCAGGATgttagaaattaataaatacagaggGTTGTGATGAGCCCTCAGGGTTACATAGGCACATTCAATGAGCTATCAGCTGTACTCGCACCCAAATGCACATTTGGCAATACAGGTCAAGAGAAAAGTTCTCATTTGGCTGGGGCTTAGTCACAGCCCTCAGATGAAATTGCCTAACAAGCTTTTTAGACCCTACACCTTAGCTTAACCTAAGCAAAAACAGTGCAGAAATAAGGCCGGGTGATGTTACCAGGTATCTGTTCTTTGCTTGGCTGAGGATGGGATTCAAGAACGCTTTAAAGTTGAACAGGGTGAGAGTGGtcattttgatatttgaaaGCCTGGATCATGGTAATATTAGTAGCATTTCAGCATGAAAAATGATGTAACAGATAAATTGGTTATCAAAATAGATGTAGATGACTTTTCTCTCAATGACCTTATTGATTAATCTCATTATTGCCAATTAGTGTGGATCAGTGAGAGTGGAGCTGCAATGTAGACTGACCTGGGCGTCAAAGGTGCGCCCTGAGTGGCAGAGGTTCTCAGCATTACATAGGATAAAGCCCGGCaggatctcctcctcctcaatgCCCTTCAGCCGCAACTTGAGGTTTTCCCCTGGATCAGCATCGTCCGTTTCCACATCATCCGACAGGAGACTCAATACCTCCACCACatgctgcaggagcagagacaACAGGTGTAGAAACATGGGATAAGACTTAGAgataatttatttaatcagaGCAGAAAGAGCAAGAGTTTAGTAGAGAACAACCAGACAGACTAATCACTTCATTGCAGTGTGCAAGCATTGTTTGCAGTAACAGTGACGACAGACCAATGTTCTCACTCAACATGTGTGGAGAGTagaccagaaaaaaaatctagtAGCCAATTATATTGATGCAGTATATGGTATCAGTTATCTTATTATGAAAAAAGTAACTTGTGACAGTAACCAATTACTCATTTTCAGTAACTTTCACAACACTGGTTGTCAGCAATTACATTTACTCAGTTTTAGTTTAATAGTGTGGTCCAAAAGTTTTGGACATTCACTGTGTGCATTTAGTAACGATTGGATTAATATCTGGACACACGAATGAAGCAGTGACAAGATAAATCATTCTAAATAGAAAATCTGCTTGTTTTATCTGTCAGTGAGAGTTATCTTCCTTCTGATGGTTTCTATAAAGTTTCCGTTAACACTCTTATATCTTACCCTGTTTGGCATCATGACCAGCTGCTGTGCTTTACTGATGCAGCCTGACTCTAGTTTGCCCAGAATCACTGTGCCCATGTCCTGGTGAGACAGAGCGACAAAGAGCAGGTGAGAGGAACAATCGATAACATGGTTACACCTCAGGCTCCAGTTGACATTTCCACTGCAAATAAAACTCATTTTGCTTCATGTCTGCACCTTACTAGAACAACATGGTAGGAAATTACTGAAGTAAATGAACATACTTCACTCATTGTGAAGTATGTTCTGTGGGTGCAATAGTTCATATCACCTATACTCAGGCATTTAAATCCTTTCTAACCACTGGTTTCAGAATCTACAGTTAACCAGATCTCTACTCTTTTGAATGCAGACTTTCATTTAGACAACACTGCAACTACAGAGGGGTTAACTACAGATTCTTACCTTGTATTTGTCTACAATGGGCAATCTGATAGGGCCATCGCTGGATCTTTTGAAATGTGGCAAACTGTCCAAGTGTGAAATGAATGGTAAACCTCTGCAATGACATTAAATATGGACAGTAGTTAGTGGGGAAGCAGTATAAGAGCATTGGTTTGACTATACGGTTCTCACAGTGGCAGCAGAGACCTGCTGAGATCAAGCAATGGGACTTACGTGTACCAGTCGCACATATCAGTGGGCTCCTTCAGGTTGGCTCCTGTCAGCCCGGAGCACGGCATGAAGTGAATGTCTTTCTTAGGGTTGAAGCCCACCTTCTTCAAAAATGGCACCAGTTTCTCCTTACACTCTTCATACCTGAGGGTACAGACAACAGGGGAGACATCAACATCACTGGAGGCAGCACAAACATTCAGACAGACTTCAGACATATCAAATATTAGATGAAGCAGAAGTTAGTATTTAATAGATATGGGAAAGCGTTAATTGTGTGGTAGTGACAGGAAGTGTCTTtacatgaacagaaacagaagttTGATCAGATCATAAAACAGTGTGATACCAGTATATGATCTGTCAGCCCTCTTTGCTAACTTCAGCCCACCTCCCCTTCTTTTGTTCACCCACTTTAACACAATCTTATCGAACTCCCAATCATCCAGTATTCAAAGGCCAAAATATAGGTTTTAGGATAGTGTTattaattaatgggaaacactgtaaAACAGTTCATTTGTGTCCTGATAAGGCCAACTGGTGGTTACGGCAGCAGTGAGGCTACAATGATTCATGTGCGATAAATATAATTTCTCCTCACCTGTCAAGGCTCCAGTTGACTGTAGGGTCATCCATTTTATTCACCAGAACTATCAGGTGCTTGACGCCAGCCGTTTTGGCCAGCATGGCATGCTCCCGTGTTTGGCCACCTTTCTCAAAACCAGTTTCAAACTCCCCTTTCCTGGCAGAGATCACCTGAGGTAGAGCACATTCATTCAGACTGtgatttactttaaaaacatataatgTTCAAAGAAGTGATTCTCTGctgttgaaaaaaatgtgtcagagaAAAGGTCATAttggaaaaacagaaatgcatgTTTCTTAacaaataaagatgttataGGTTACACAAAGAAAACGGTTTGTGGATATTTAGTTTaatggtaaaaaagaaaaagtgtttttcatgcttttttgtTCACAGGAACCATTAACCCTATCTGCATTTCCATCTCCCAACTTCTAGTTTTCATTCTTGGGCTGTGGCACTTAGCCAAGTGGTTGAGAAAGTATCAATATAGAGAAAGTTCAGTATTGATGCTGAATGATGTTTGAGCTCACATGATACTGTTGTGATGAAGGAATTACTTTCTAACATCAGTTATGGAGCTGAGTTGACATTCTGCCATTGTAAGTGAGAGGAAACTTTATAGTTCAAGTGATACGATAACAGATTTTTGAACCAGATACTACTGTTGATATTTGGGACAAATGGCCAATATTTATCttcaacataaaacaacactgatACAGATCCCTTACAGATTTTTACAGAACATGGATCCAGAAACACTTCCAACATCTCTGTAATGCAACCTCTTGTTACTTATTGTCTCAAATACACCAGTTACTGTGTGTCCAAAAAAGTATATACAGCCTAGCTGACTTTTTGTTTCTACGGCTACTAGTTCAGTGTTGAACTGCTGTTCCACTGTAACTCAACAACATGGCTGTTTATATGGTAAACTCACCAGAACAGCCAGGTCTGCTTGTGATGCACCTCCAATCATGTTAGGCACAAAGCTTTTGTGGCCAGGAGCGTCTAGGATAGTAAAGTGCTTTTTGTCCGTCTCAAAGTATGCTCGGCCCACCTCAACCGTCTTgcctttgtctctctcctcttgatTGGTGTCCAAAGCCCAGGACAAATacctgagacaaaaaaaatgttttcagtctATAGTCTCTTTGGTCATTCATGGGAAATACCGACACAAACGTTTCCtggcaaaaaacaacaacaaaactctCACAGATTTAGTGTTTGGCCATCATACAttaatattaactttatttatgcagcacttttcttaaACTATAGTTACAATGAGCAAAActattttcaattaaatctaTATATTTAGTACAGTAATACGTCCACTCACCAGGTTTCTCGGTTCTTTTCCTTGGCTTCTCTCTCGTACTTTTCTAAGGTTCTCTTGTCTACCATGCCTGTTAGATACCTGTTGGAGTGGAAGGGAAAATGCATATCAGCAGGTCAAAGGTCTGATGCAGTTAATATCACCTCTCTCATGAGAAAATTCAGAGAGCACAAAAACACTCACATGATTTGTCCGCCAATGGTGGACTTGCCAGCATCTGGGGAGGAAGCACACAGAGATTGTATTTTAGCCAGAACCACAACATCACCGCTTTGAGTAGCCAGCCAAAAAACGACTGATCATAAAGACTGGAGCTTAAGGTAGCTAGTAGCCTAGTTTATGTTCAGCGTCAGATACAGAGTGGGGAAGTCAATCAAACATATTGGTAGATATTTAGTAACAATATATAGAACATCAACCAGCcttattctttcattttttagGTCACAATATTCCACACTTAATGTAATATGTGTTATCAACATCATTTTGAGTACACAGCTACATATGGATTTCTTTAAAATCCCTCCTGTAAACACAATTATCCACTCACTGAACTACAATAGACAGATGTTTGCACTCACCTACGTGTCCGATGAATACAACATTGATGTGTTCCCTTTTGGGGGCATCTGGCTGTGTAGGTGGAGCCTTGGGCACTGgcatttcctcttcctcctcagtcaTCTCTGGAGCCGTCTCCTCCGTTGTTGCTGCCACTGCTGGTCCCCGGTCGCCGCCTCCTGGCTCTTCATCATTTTGGTCAGCCTCTTTTTGGTCCCATCGCTCCTCTATGGTCATCTTTGTGTCACCGTTCTCCACTGGAGCTgcacaatcacaaacacaggcacacattTACCATTTTTGCCTTCATATTATACATACATTACAGCAACTTAACTGGGTTCAAATACGCACAGGGTTTATTATACTTTCATCCCTCTTAATAACCCAGACCCAGCATTAAAGTGTGTTTCGGGGAATCGGACTATACATATGCCAATATTTATTGAGAGTGCATGATGTGCACTTTGTTTGGGTGCCTTTCTGGCACTGGTACTGCATTAGCCAATGAAGTAGAACTTCGTTTTTCTTTACTAGCTAATCGGACTCTCCCTATCCTCACTGTCCCTGGCAGGATGTTCATCAGCTGTGCACGTGCGCAGTGCAGATGATTGAATATATGATGCAATTCATACAGCATTGCAGTTTGGTTTCAAAGATTAAGCAGTCTATGGCTTAATATTTTAAAGTATAGTGACAAACTCAGTGCTGTACACCTAAAATGCAAGCCAGGCTTCCAGAGGAAACTCCACCACATGAATCCTAAAGACGTTTTCAATAAGCTTCATTATATCACATCAAGCTACATCATAACCATTAGTTACTCAAAGGACACCACAACAAAATAGATGTagaaagttaatttaaaaatgcatataAGTTATATAGTGTCTTGTGATTTAAAGGtcgaaacacctgatgacactaTGGTACACACTAAATCAAGGTATGTCCCGAACATCcactaacatcaactggtggtaggcaGAACTAAGTGCGGTAcaacatacaagggatattctccatcttgtcctatattctaaaatatgtatgtggttgtattttatgtttatttataataatattatttatggttttacagtaaaatatcaagcctcaaagTTCTCCCTATAAAGCACAGTTCTACAACAGCAGCAATGCACACTTAGTACTGAAGGAGACAAAATGGGAAAGAATGACAGCGCTCTGACATAAAGCCTCCTACACGGCTTAGCAGCACTGCCG
This window harbors:
- the gspt1l gene encoding G1 to S phase transition 1, like isoform X2 → MDPRDTAPDSWEQEDDVEATIDRQLEDALTNLNVNAKPFVPNINAAEFVPTFTVKAHSENLDSAAPVENGDTKMTIEERWDQKEADQNDEEPGGGDRGPAVAATTEETAPEMTEEEEEMPVPKAPPTQPDAPKREHINVVFIGHVDAGKSTIGGQIMYLTGMVDKRTLEKYEREAKEKNRETWYLSWALDTNQEERDKGKTVEVGRAYFETDKKHFTILDAPGHKSFVPNMIGGASQADLAVLVISARKGEFETGFEKGGQTREHAMLAKTAGVKHLIVLVNKMDDPTVNWSLDRYEECKEKLVPFLKKVGFNPKKDIHFMPCSGLTGANLKEPTDMCDWYTGLPFISHLDSLPHFKRSSDGPIRLPIVDKYKDMGTVILGKLESGCISKAQQLVMMPNRHVVEVLSLLSDDVETDDADPGENLKLRLKGIEEEEILPGFILCNAENLCHSGRTFDAQIVIIEHKSIICPGYNAVLHIHTCIEEVQITALICMVDKKSGEKSKTRPRFVKQDQVCIARLRTAGTICLETFKDFPQMGRFTLRDEGKTIAIGKVLKLVAERD
- the gspt1l gene encoding G1 to S phase transition 1, like isoform X1, translating into MDPRDTAPDSWEQEDDVEATIDRQLEDALTNLNVNAKPFVPNINAAEFVPTFTVKAHSENLDSAVAVEKISTMEVSESTAPVENGDTKMTIEERWDQKEADQNDEEPGGGDRGPAVAATTEETAPEMTEEEEEMPVPKAPPTQPDAPKREHINVVFIGHVDAGKSTIGGQIMYLTGMVDKRTLEKYEREAKEKNRETWYLSWALDTNQEERDKGKTVEVGRAYFETDKKHFTILDAPGHKSFVPNMIGGASQADLAVLVISARKGEFETGFEKGGQTREHAMLAKTAGVKHLIVLVNKMDDPTVNWSLDRYEECKEKLVPFLKKVGFNPKKDIHFMPCSGLTGANLKEPTDMCDWYTGLPFISHLDSLPHFKRSSDGPIRLPIVDKYKDMGTVILGKLESGCISKAQQLVMMPNRHVVEVLSLLSDDVETDDADPGENLKLRLKGIEEEEILPGFILCNAENLCHSGRTFDAQIVIIEHKSIICPGYNAVLHIHTCIEEVQITALICMVDKKSGEKSKTRPRFVKQDQVCIARLRTAGTICLETFKDFPQMGRFTLRDEGKTIAIGKVLKLVAERD